The Elaeis guineensis isolate ETL-2024a chromosome 14, EG11, whole genome shotgun sequence genome has a segment encoding these proteins:
- the LOC105057862 gene encoding protein RESISTANCE TO PHYTOPHTHORA 1, chloroplastic, protein MYSLYSITVPCSSKISKFSTIFPILRPSSHQATFGRRTRVRAEARSDGLDTSTVQEGSEQQEAESSSNSKPKPPPLPSAAPDIDKNLKKVVQKTASTFAPRASTATKNPAVPGTALYTLFEVQGYASMLFGGALSFNLIFPSNEPDIWRLMGMWSVWMFTIPSLRARDCSQNEKEALNYLFLLIPLLNVVIPFFWKSFSIVWSADTIAFFVMYAWKLGWLQRSE, encoded by the exons atgtactcGTTATATAGTATAACAGTTCCCTGCAGctctaaaatttcaaaattttccaCCATTTTCCCCATCCTAAGACCCAGCAGCCACCAGGCCACTTTTGGTCGCAGAACGAGGGTGAGAGCCGAGGCGCGCTCCGATGGTTTGGATACTTCCACCGTCCAAGAAGGCAGTGAACAACAAGAGGCAGAGAGCAGCAGTAACAGCAAGCCCAAGCCGCCTCCTCTTCCTTCTGCTGCTCCCGACATTGATAAAAACCTCAAGAAG GTTGTTCAGAAGACTGCTTCGACTTTTGCACCAAGAGCTTCCACTGCCACCAAGAACCCAGCTGTACCTGGAACTGCTTTATATACTCTTTTTGAGGTTCAAGGCTATGCCTCAATGTTATTTGGTGGAGCCCTTTCATTTAATCTGATATTCCCATCAAATGAACCAGATATATGGAGACTAATGGGGATGTGGTCCGTTTGGATGTTCA CTATTCCTTCCCTTCGAGCACGTGACTGCTCTCAGAATGAGAAAGAAGCTCTGAACTACCTCTTTCTTCTCATTCCTCTACTCAATGTTGTGATACCATTTTTCTGGAAGTCTTTCTCGATTGTCTGGTCTGCAGATACCATTGCTTTCTTTGTGATGTATGCATGGAAG CTTGGGTGGCTTCAGAGGTCAGAATGA